One Hyphomicrobium sp. CS1GBMeth3 DNA segment encodes these proteins:
- a CDS encoding efflux RND transporter periplasmic adaptor subunit — MFKVWTASALLALSAGVAFYVTDGRIWDTARTNIAALWKPAASSPSETPAAKQRPRISDPTSVAVEAASAIATTSTQDLRAIGTLQSDESVQITSEIAGRITEILLSEGTPVSAGDVMVQLDDALAKAEVADAQARYNLAMGNLGRANSLAKSGNVTERARDEASTNAETTRAALELAKVRLSKHAIRAPFNGIAGIRKVSPGAYVEAGQPIVNLEKIDTLKIDFKLPELFLAQVATGQTVEISIDALPGKTFTGTIYAIDPHIDVNGRALSIRARLENPNLILRPGLFARLRVKGQVKRNVLVVPEAAIVPRGEEKIVYTIENGQALEVKVELGARSDGVVEVLHGLGENAMVVVAGQHKLKHGTSVEVVVSGTPGARGT; from the coding sequence ATGTTTAAGGTCTGGACCGCAAGCGCCCTGCTCGCCCTGTCGGCCGGCGTTGCGTTCTACGTCACCGACGGCAGGATCTGGGACACGGCGCGCACGAACATCGCAGCGCTGTGGAAGCCGGCTGCGTCCTCGCCCTCCGAGACCCCGGCAGCGAAACAGCGCCCCAGGATATCCGACCCCACGAGCGTCGCCGTTGAGGCCGCGTCGGCAATCGCCACCACCTCCACGCAGGACTTGCGCGCCATCGGTACGCTGCAGTCCGACGAGAGCGTGCAGATCACCTCCGAGATCGCAGGACGCATCACCGAAATTCTGCTCTCCGAAGGAACCCCGGTCTCGGCCGGCGATGTAATGGTGCAGCTCGACGATGCCTTGGCCAAGGCCGAGGTCGCCGACGCGCAGGCACGCTACAATCTCGCGATGGGCAATCTCGGACGCGCCAACTCGCTCGCCAAGTCGGGTAACGTCACCGAGCGTGCTCGCGACGAAGCCTCGACAAACGCTGAGACGACGCGCGCCGCACTCGAGCTCGCCAAGGTGCGCCTGTCGAAGCATGCGATCCGCGCTCCCTTCAACGGCATTGCCGGCATTCGCAAGGTGTCGCCCGGCGCCTATGTCGAGGCCGGCCAGCCCATCGTCAACCTCGAGAAGATCGATACCCTGAAGATCGACTTCAAACTGCCCGAGCTGTTCCTCGCCCAGGTCGCAACGGGGCAGACAGTCGAGATCTCGATCGACGCGCTGCCCGGCAAGACCTTCACTGGCACCATCTACGCCATCGACCCGCATATCGATGTCAACGGCCGCGCGTTGAGCATCCGTGCGCGGCTCGAGAATCCGAACTTGATCCTGCGCCCCGGCCTGTTCGCGCGTCTGCGCGTCAAGGGTCAGGTGAAGCGCAACGTGCTCGTCGTGCCGGAAGCGGCGATCGTTCCGCGTGGCGAGGAGAAGATCGTCTACACCATCGAGAACGGACAGGCGCTCGAGGTTAAGGTCGAGCTCGGCGCCCGCAGCGACGGCGTGGTCGAGGTTCTACACGGTCTCGGCGAAAACGCCATGGTCGTCGTCGCCGGTCAGCACAAGCTGAAGCACGGCACCTCCGTCGAGGTCGTTGTCAGCGGCACACCCGGCGCGCGAGGCACTTGA
- a CDS encoding polysaccharide deacetylase family protein, translating to MRVARKNWIACGLAAWVVCASWPAAACPNPAKALGVSRVLEIDTAGGPIFGSMTRREKEASFLAPNEVVLTFDDGPVPWVTKPILDTLDKYCTKATFFSVGKMAVTYPAMVKEVLARGHTVGTHTWSHPNNLTRLKPEKAHDEIERGFAAVALAASADIAPFFRFPGLNDNDELLTYLQARGIASFTVDVISNDSFIGSSQRIAERTLREVTARRGGILLFHDLKRPTAKALPAILAGLKGKGFKVVHLHAKSHLVPLGTLDAELQPLLAKAPARHLVPFYGPVPPPTTADGTDPSVSELAPPARTRLEEPAPEAGDRQASSD from the coding sequence TTGCGCGTAGCACGGAAAAACTGGATCGCCTGTGGGCTTGCCGCCTGGGTTGTGTGCGCATCCTGGCCTGCGGCAGCATGCCCGAATCCTGCCAAGGCCCTCGGCGTCTCGCGCGTGCTCGAGATCGACACTGCGGGCGGGCCGATCTTCGGCTCCATGACCCGGCGCGAGAAGGAAGCAAGCTTTCTAGCCCCGAACGAGGTTGTGCTCACCTTCGACGACGGCCCCGTGCCATGGGTCACCAAGCCGATCCTCGATACGCTCGATAAATACTGCACCAAGGCGACGTTCTTCTCCGTCGGCAAAATGGCCGTGACCTATCCCGCCATGGTCAAGGAAGTCCTGGCGCGGGGTCATACCGTCGGCACGCACACGTGGTCACATCCGAACAATCTGACGCGCCTCAAGCCCGAAAAGGCCCACGACGAGATCGAGCGCGGCTTCGCCGCCGTTGCCCTCGCCGCATCCGCCGATATCGCGCCGTTCTTCCGCTTCCCCGGCCTGAACGATAACGATGAGCTTCTGACGTACCTGCAGGCGCGCGGCATCGCGAGCTTCACCGTCGATGTGATCTCCAACGACAGCTTCATCGGCAGCTCCCAGCGCATCGCGGAGCGGACGCTCCGCGAGGTGACGGCACGACGCGGCGGCATCCTGCTGTTCCACGACCTCAAGCGCCCAACCGCAAAGGCCCTGCCCGCAATCCTCGCCGGTCTCAAGGGGAAGGGCTTCAAGGTCGTGCACCTGCATGCGAAATCTCACCTCGTGCCGCTCGGAACGCTCGACGCGGAGCTGCAGCCGCTTTTGGCCAAGGCTCCCGCCCGCCACCTCGTGCCGTTCTACGGCCCCGTCCCGCCACCGACGACGGCCGACGGAACCGACCCCTCCGTCAGCGAGCTGGCGCCTCCGGCCAGGACAAGGCTGGAGGAGCCTGCACCCGAGGCCGGCGACCGTCAGGCCTCGTCGGACTGA
- a CDS encoding polysaccharide deacetylase family protein yields the protein MRASRCTWLALAFVATMAAALAPAETLAETGFGFPAEAAANLRDSQEQEVSVGPVRTHPGTGVSGCEGRSDVLGVSRVVEIDTTSGPEFGDQYSKTEPKFLEPGEIVLTFDDGPARRYTMPILEALDEQCVKATFFSVGRMAISDPATLQEVARRGHTVGTHTWSHKNLSALGAAAMKREFELGLSAVSAALGSPAAPFFRFPYLGHNNASRNYIRSRGIGVFGIHVDSTDFRTKNPAVVRNNILTRLGREKKGILLFHDIQPSTAGALATLLEELKERGYKVVHMVSKHPAVTLPEYDAIAEKSLRAKSVAAAKSPLAERSATWPVSGPEPDEVQTPAKPSAPSARPANRPAKPQDWSNPSNDPWQLRSFGWE from the coding sequence ATGCGCGCCAGTCGGTGCACATGGCTGGCCTTGGCATTTGTCGCGACAATGGCGGCGGCGCTGGCCCCAGCGGAGACCCTGGCCGAAACCGGGTTTGGCTTCCCGGCGGAAGCCGCGGCGAACCTCAGAGATAGTCAAGAGCAGGAGGTGTCCGTCGGACCCGTCCGCACGCATCCGGGCACGGGCGTGTCCGGATGTGAAGGCCGTTCCGACGTTCTCGGTGTCTCGCGCGTGGTCGAGATCGACACCACCTCCGGTCCCGAGTTCGGCGACCAGTACTCGAAGACCGAGCCGAAATTTCTCGAGCCCGGCGAGATCGTGCTGACCTTCGACGACGGCCCCGCGCGCCGCTACACGATGCCGATCCTCGAGGCGCTCGACGAGCAGTGCGTCAAGGCCACCTTCTTCTCCGTCGGCCGCATGGCGATCTCCGATCCTGCCACATTGCAGGAGGTCGCCCGGCGTGGCCATACCGTCGGCACGCACACCTGGTCACACAAGAATCTTTCGGCACTCGGCGCGGCGGCAATGAAGCGCGAATTCGAGCTTGGGCTTTCAGCGGTCTCGGCAGCCCTCGGCAGCCCCGCCGCTCCATTCTTCCGCTTTCCCTACCTCGGCCATAACAACGCCTCGCGCAATTATATCCGAAGCAGAGGCATCGGCGTATTCGGGATTCACGTGGACTCCACGGACTTTCGCACCAAGAACCCCGCCGTCGTGCGCAACAACATCCTGACGCGGCTCGGGCGGGAAAAGAAAGGCATCCTGCTGTTCCACGACATCCAGCCGTCGACCGCAGGCGCGCTTGCGACGCTGCTCGAAGAGCTGAAGGAGCGCGGCTACAAGGTCGTGCATATGGTCAGCAAGCATCCGGCCGTAACATTGCCGGAGTACGACGCCATCGCGGAAAAGTCGCTGCGCGCTAAATCCGTGGCCGCTGCAAAATCACCGCTGGCCGAGCGCTCTGCGACGTGGCCTGTCTCGGGCCCCGAGCCCGACGAGGTCCAAACGCCTGCAAAACCATCGGCGCCCAGTGCGCGGCCCGCCAACCGGCCTGCGAAGCCGCAGGACTGGTCCAACCCCTCGAATGACCCATGGCAGCTGCGCTCCTTCGGTTGGGAGTAA
- the mgtE gene encoding magnesium transporter — protein sequence MTGVDEKQPPPEADEISVADLVRDVALALHEGESQRAAGLVIDLHPRDLADVIELLSPEHRVALIQALGPAFNYEVLSEIDETVRDQLSEALPNELLAKAVTELDTDDAAYLIENLEQADRDEILAQLPKGERAALERQLEYPEESAGRLMQSDFVAVAPYWTVGQVIDHARETDDLPETFSEIFVVDPAFRVLGSIDLARLLRSKRDMPVTEIMDTDLDTVLATADQEEVARQFERYDLMSAPVVDENGKLVGVITVDDIVEVIQDEADEDMRALGGVGDESIGDTVTQTAQSRVPWLIVNLGTAVLASFVIKMFDATIEQMVALAVLMPVVASIGGNAGTQTMTVTVRALATNKLGAANAGRIIMRESAVGLVNGFVLSLIMAGIVFLWFGSTKLGAVIGMAMVVNLMAAALAGILIPLALDRLKLDPAPASGVFVTMITDCTGFFVFLGLASLILL from the coding sequence ATGACAGGTGTGGACGAGAAGCAGCCGCCCCCCGAAGCCGACGAGATCAGCGTGGCTGATCTGGTGCGGGACGTGGCGCTGGCGCTGCACGAGGGCGAGAGCCAGCGTGCGGCGGGGCTCGTCATCGATCTGCATCCTCGCGACCTCGCCGACGTCATCGAGCTTCTTTCTCCGGAGCATCGCGTCGCGCTGATCCAGGCGCTGGGGCCGGCCTTCAATTACGAAGTGCTGTCCGAGATCGACGAGACGGTCCGTGACCAGCTCTCCGAGGCGCTGCCCAACGAGCTTCTGGCGAAGGCTGTCACCGAGCTCGATACGGATGACGCGGCCTACCTGATCGAGAACCTCGAGCAGGCGGACCGGGACGAGATTCTGGCTCAACTGCCCAAGGGCGAACGTGCCGCCCTCGAACGGCAGCTCGAGTATCCGGAAGAGTCCGCCGGCCGCCTGATGCAGAGCGACTTTGTCGCCGTGGCGCCTTACTGGACTGTTGGACAGGTTATCGACCATGCGCGCGAAACGGATGACCTGCCGGAGACGTTCTCCGAAATCTTCGTAGTTGACCCGGCTTTTCGCGTATTAGGCTCGATTGATCTCGCGCGCCTGCTGCGTAGCAAGCGCGACATGCCGGTGACGGAGATCATGGATACCGATCTCGATACCGTCCTGGCTACGGCCGATCAGGAAGAAGTGGCGCGTCAGTTCGAACGCTATGACTTGATGAGCGCACCGGTCGTCGACGAGAACGGGAAGCTCGTCGGCGTGATCACCGTCGACGACATCGTTGAGGTCATCCAGGACGAAGCGGACGAGGACATGAGGGCTCTCGGCGGCGTCGGCGACGAAAGCATCGGCGACACCGTGACTCAGACCGCGCAGAGCCGCGTGCCGTGGCTGATCGTCAACCTGGGTACGGCGGTGCTGGCGTCGTTTGTCATCAAAATGTTCGATGCTACGATCGAGCAGATGGTGGCGCTGGCCGTGCTGATGCCGGTGGTGGCCTCGATCGGCGGCAACGCCGGCACGCAGACCATGACGGTGACGGTGCGCGCGCTCGCGACCAACAAGCTCGGCGCGGCGAACGCGGGCCGCATCATCATGCGCGAGTCGGCCGTGGGGCTCGTCAATGGCTTCGTGCTGTCGCTAATTATGGCGGGCATTGTGTTCCTGTGGTTCGGCTCGACCAAGCTCGGCGCGGTGATCGGAATGGCCATGGTCGTCAATTTGATGGCTGCTGCCTTGGCCGGCATCCTGATCCCATTGGCGTTGGATCGGCTCAAGCTCGATCCGGCTCCTGCGTCCGGCGTCTTCGTCACGATGATCACCGATTGCACGGGCTTCTTCGTCTTCCTCGGCCTTGCGTCGTTGATCCTGCTCTAG
- a CDS encoding DUF5655 domain-containing protein, whose translation MSIDYGERERQFLETLKADTGRTLEEWMAAITAEGLSDRNDIIDWLRRQGFMFSKASWIERIHHNGGRPIYADTGAARSRTRSRPAPQHRPPFLVVADTMPSAPKPLATTPPPPAPPAPPPPASAPRVERTAAPLLAPAKEDPAVLETLLARAKAFRPLAAFTIAEIRKALPDVTMTPRDGYVTFRVREADFALLAITAKELRLGLTLDSAPAGLALEAPRFPAVRGAPPVTHMIVLTDARQITAALLAAVVQASSRT comes from the coding sequence GTGAGCATCGACTACGGTGAAAGGGAGCGCCAGTTCCTCGAGACGCTGAAAGCAGACACCGGCCGCACGCTCGAGGAGTGGATGGCGGCCATCACTGCGGAAGGGCTATCCGACCGCAACGACATCATCGACTGGCTGCGCCGCCAGGGCTTCATGTTCTCGAAGGCGTCCTGGATCGAACGCATTCACCATAACGGCGGACGCCCGATCTACGCCGACACCGGAGCGGCGCGCTCCCGCACCCGGTCTCGCCCGGCACCGCAGCATCGACCACCGTTTCTGGTCGTCGCCGACACCATGCCATCGGCGCCCAAGCCACTGGCCACGACACCGCCACCGCCTGCGCCCCCCGCCCCGCCTCCGCCTGCCTCGGCACCGCGAGTCGAGCGGACAGCTGCACCGCTGCTGGCGCCTGCGAAAGAAGATCCCGCCGTGCTGGAGACGCTGCTCGCCCGCGCCAAGGCCTTCCGCCCGCTCGCCGCGTTCACCATCGCCGAGATCAGGAAGGCCCTGCCGGACGTGACCATGACCCCGCGCGACGGCTACGTGACCTTCCGCGTGCGCGAGGCCGATTTCGCCCTCCTCGCCATCACCGCCAAGGAACTCCGGCTCGGCCTCACCCTCGACAGCGCGCCGGCGGGCCTTGCCCTCGAGGCGCCACGCTTCCCCGCCGTCCGCGGCGCCCCACCCGTGACCCACATGATCGTGCTGACCGACGCCCGCCAGATCACGGCAGCGCTCCTCGCAGCCGTTGTACAGGCCTCCTCGCGCACCTAA
- a CDS encoding isoprenylcysteine carboxylmethyltransferase family protein, with product MPETAAPPATVPWPPILVAGLVAAAVALSYAFPLAWPGESDLLGHIAGLGLGATGLALFVWAALTLHRHGTTILPDKAADALVTDGPFRFRRNPIYISHVFMLFGIAELTHNIWFVILAILYIPLVTWLAVLPEERHLEARFGDAYRDYASRTRRWI from the coding sequence ATGCCAGAGACCGCCGCACCGCCGGCAACCGTGCCTTGGCCACCGATCCTCGTGGCCGGGCTCGTCGCGGCCGCTGTCGCGCTCAGTTACGCTTTTCCTCTCGCCTGGCCGGGCGAGAGCGATCTTCTGGGCCATATCGCCGGCCTCGGGCTTGGCGCGACCGGCCTCGCGCTGTTCGTCTGGGCGGCCCTGACGCTCCACCGTCACGGCACGACGATCCTGCCGGACAAGGCCGCCGACGCACTCGTCACGGACGGGCCGTTCCGCTTCAGGCGCAATCCTATCTACATCAGCCATGTCTTCATGCTGTTCGGGATCGCAGAGCTCACCCACAACATCTGGTTCGTCATTCTGGCTATCCTCTACATTCCGCTCGTCACCTGGCTCGCCGTGCTGCCCGAGGAGCGTCATCTCGAGGCGCGCTTCGGCGACGCCTATCGCGACTACGCCTCGCGCACGCGGCGATGGATCTGA
- a CDS encoding SH3 domain-containing protein has translation MKIKSTLCLAGALLAVCAGLTGGSSSEAEAATYGCYRVTAASLNLRARPLSTSPVVGVARRGDILEQRKLFCTPRGFWCAVRKGSLEGYADKAYMRKVACP, from the coding sequence ATGAAAATCAAATCAACGTTGTGTCTCGCTGGCGCTTTGCTCGCGGTTTGCGCGGGTCTCACCGGTGGGAGTTCGAGCGAAGCGGAAGCTGCGACCTACGGCTGCTACCGCGTGACCGCCGCGAGTCTCAACCTGCGTGCCCGGCCGCTCAGCACGTCTCCCGTTGTCGGCGTCGCGCGCCGTGGCGATATCCTGGAGCAGCGCAAGCTCTTCTGCACGCCGCGTGGATTCTGGTGCGCCGTGCGCAAAGGCTCGCTCGAAGGCTATGCGGACAAGGCCTATATGCGCAAAGTGGCATGCCCCTAG
- a CDS encoding YdcF family protein, whose protein sequence is MPFTLSKILALMAQPSSVAVLCLLAGLWLTRHGAISRLGRRLLWGGVLVLIVGGLLPVGNLLVLPLEQRFAAVPPPSATDRVDGIILLGGFEDGWVSAGRGGLGLNEAAERVTEGLRLALRHPDAKLVFTGGVGGLLSHNVDAVVPVARFLTDAGIAEERIVLEGRSRNTYENAVFTRELVKPAPGERWYLVTSAFHMPRAIGLFRKAGFDVIAYPVDYRTRGPEDVTRLFERIPQGLMRLDLGFNEWLGLVAYRALGRTDELFPAP, encoded by the coding sequence ATGCCTTTCACTCTGTCGAAAATTCTCGCGCTGATGGCGCAGCCGTCGTCAGTCGCCGTGCTCTGCCTTTTGGCGGGGCTCTGGCTGACGCGGCACGGTGCCATCAGCCGGCTCGGTCGCCGTCTCCTTTGGGGCGGTGTGCTCGTGCTGATCGTCGGCGGTTTGCTGCCGGTCGGCAATCTCCTCGTGCTGCCGCTCGAGCAACGTTTCGCCGCCGTGCCTCCGCCGTCCGCGACGGATCGCGTCGATGGAATCATTTTGCTCGGCGGGTTCGAGGACGGCTGGGTCTCGGCGGGGCGTGGCGGTCTCGGCCTCAACGAGGCGGCGGAGCGCGTGACGGAAGGGCTGCGGCTCGCGTTGCGCCACCCCGACGCAAAGCTCGTGTTTACGGGTGGCGTCGGCGGACTGCTTTCACACAACGTCGATGCTGTCGTTCCTGTCGCCCGGTTTCTGACGGATGCGGGCATTGCCGAAGAGCGCATCGTGCTCGAAGGCCGCTCGCGCAACACTTACGAGAATGCGGTGTTCACCCGCGAGCTGGTGAAGCCGGCTCCCGGCGAGCGCTGGTATCTCGTGACCAGCGCTTTCCATATGCCGCGTGCGATAGGCCTGTTCCGCAAAGCCGGCTTCGACGTCATCGCCTATCCGGTCGACTACCGCACGCGCGGGCCTGAGGACGTGACGCGGCTGTTCGAGCGCATTCCGCAGGGGCTCATGCGGCTCGACCTCGGTTTCAACGAGTGGCTGGGTCTTGTGGCCTATCGTGCGCTGGGTCGGACCGACGAGCTTTTCCCGGCGCCCTAG
- a CDS encoding DUF1489 domain-containing protein, producing the protein MALHIIKLCVGVAAIEELAAWQAERLRERKARGEAAEIFHATAQTPKRQGELLAGGSLYWVIKGVIQVRQRLVGFTEGAREDGSPCCRIMLDPKLVPVRPAPRRAFQGWRYLTDEDAPADLGGRDADLAGIPPEMRRALTELGLI; encoded by the coding sequence ATGGCTTTGCACATCATCAAGCTCTGTGTCGGCGTCGCGGCGATCGAGGAGCTGGCCGCGTGGCAGGCCGAGCGGCTCCGCGAGCGCAAGGCGCGCGGCGAAGCGGCGGAAATCTTCCATGCCACGGCGCAGACGCCGAAGCGACAGGGCGAGCTGCTCGCCGGCGGATCGCTCTACTGGGTGATCAAAGGCGTCATCCAGGTGCGCCAGAGGCTGGTCGGCTTTACGGAGGGCGCGCGCGAGGATGGCAGCCCGTGCTGCCGGATCATGCTCGATCCCAAACTTGTGCCGGTGCGCCCTGCGCCGCGCCGTGCGTTCCAGGGTTGGCGCTATCTTACCGACGAGGATGCTCCCGCCGACCTTGGCGGCCGAGACGCCGACCTCGCCGGTATCCCGCCGGAGATGCGCCGCGCGCTCACCGAACTCGGCCTAATCTGA
- a CDS encoding pyridoxal phosphate-dependent aminotransferase, which translates to MKGPPLTRIVRGLPKLVPFVGPEAQERARGRPFAARLGANESLFGPSPAAVRAMAEAAAENWKYSDPESHDLREALARHHGVRADNVVIGEGIDGLLGLAIRMAAEPGAVVVTSDGAYPTFNFHVAVQGAQLVKVPYRDDREDLEALLAAVRATNAAVLYVSNPDNPMGSWWSADEIGRLIAALPDGVLLLLDEAYCDTAPADAIPPIDVANPQVLRLRTFSKAYGLAGARIGYALGESELILVFEKVRNHYGINRVGQIGALVALTDQPYLSAAVGKIGRARERIADIARQNGLMPLTSAANFVTLDCGADGAFAGAVLEALLERDIFARKPAVAPLNRCIRVSCGRDEDLALFERALPDALAAAQVSIQ; encoded by the coding sequence ATGAAGGGTCCGCCGCTGACGCGCATCGTCCGGGGTCTGCCGAAGCTTGTGCCCTTCGTCGGGCCGGAAGCGCAGGAGCGGGCGCGCGGGCGGCCGTTCGCGGCGCGGCTTGGTGCCAACGAAAGCCTGTTCGGGCCAAGCCCTGCCGCCGTACGCGCCATGGCCGAGGCGGCGGCCGAGAACTGGAAATACTCGGACCCCGAAAGCCACGACCTGCGGGAGGCTCTGGCGCGCCACCATGGCGTGCGCGCCGACAACGTCGTGATCGGGGAGGGGATCGATGGGTTGCTGGGCCTCGCCATCAGGATGGCAGCGGAGCCGGGGGCCGTGGTTGTCACGTCGGACGGGGCCTATCCAACCTTCAACTTCCACGTTGCGGTTCAAGGAGCCCAGCTGGTTAAGGTTCCGTATCGCGACGATCGCGAGGATCTCGAGGCGCTGCTGGCCGCGGTTCGGGCCACGAACGCCGCCGTGCTTTATGTCTCCAACCCCGACAACCCCATGGGTTCGTGGTGGTCGGCGGACGAGATCGGCCGATTGATCGCCGCGTTGCCCGATGGGGTGCTGCTGCTGCTCGACGAGGCCTACTGCGACACCGCGCCGGCCGATGCGATCCCGCCGATCGACGTCGCCAACCCCCAGGTGCTCCGGTTGCGTACGTTCTCCAAGGCTTATGGGCTCGCCGGGGCGCGGATCGGTTATGCGCTGGGCGAATCCGAGCTGATCTTGGTGTTCGAGAAAGTGCGAAACCATTACGGGATTAATCGCGTCGGCCAGATCGGTGCGCTTGTAGCGCTAACCGACCAACCCTATCTATCCGCAGCGGTCGGCAAAATCGGCCGCGCGCGCGAAAGGATCGCCGACATTGCCCGTCAAAACGGTCTCATGCCGCTCACGTCGGCGGCGAACTTCGTCACCCTCGATTGTGGGGCGGACGGTGCTTTTGCCGGAGCCGTTCTTGAGGCCCTTCTGGAGCGGGACATTTTTGCGCGTAAACCTGCCGTTGCACCCCTCAACCGCTGCATCCGCGTTTCCTGCGGGCGGGACGAGGATCTTGCCCTCTTCGAGCGTGCGCTGCCGGATGCTCTCGCGGCGGCGCAGGTATCAATTCAGTAA
- a CDS encoding YkgJ family cysteine cluster protein, with amino-acid sequence MLYDCKKCPGYCCSYPLIPLDKRDVERLAAHHGMTFEAARRAFTREAHGRKYAMKRKRDKHFGAICRFFDTTHRRCTVYHARPAVCRSFPGKGRCGYYDFLSFERRAQEDPTWVAVTTNR; translated from the coding sequence GTGTTGTACGATTGCAAGAAGTGTCCAGGCTACTGCTGTTCCTATCCGCTGATCCCGCTCGACAAGCGGGACGTCGAGCGACTGGCGGCTCACCACGGCATGACCTTCGAGGCCGCACGGCGCGCCTTCACCCGCGAGGCGCATGGCCGCAAGTACGCCATGAAGCGCAAGCGGGACAAACACTTCGGCGCCATCTGCCGCTTCTTCGACACCACCCACCGCCGCTGCACGGTCTACCACGCGCGTCCCGCTGTCTGCCGCTCGTTCCCCGGCAAGGGACGCTGTGGCTACTACGACTTCCTGTCATTCGAGCGGCGCGCGCAAGAAGACCCGACCTGGGTTGCTGTAACCACCAACCGCTGA